Proteins encoded together in one Prevotella scopos JCM 17725 window:
- a CDS encoding ABC transporter permease: protein MKKLLLYIRRIVNLSAREVGLMIHNPIYICCMVVFPLVIIFFFTSLMSEGQPEKLPCGVVDYDNTSVTRAMIRQLDAFQSTRVVGHYNNIAEARQAIQRNEIYGFLYIPEGTTAKLISQRQPEISFYYSNVTLVAGGILFKDLKTVTTLSSAAVGAAKLQMLGKTSDEIKTIIQPIVLDVHMIGNPWMNYNVYLSTIMIPGILILFMFLITAYSIGTELKFGRANEWMSMAGNNIVVALIGKLFPQTLIFLTIFLGYEWYVYGYLNFPHPGGLGMIVFLAILTVLSSQGFGVFVFGLMPSLRMSMSVCSLWAVVGFSACGATFPLFAMDGIIEALAQIIPLRHYYMIYQICVFNGYPLIDAWVNLFALVAFASLPILVTRNIKKAMVEYVYIP, encoded by the coding sequence ATGAAGAAATTACTCTTATATATAAGAAGGATTGTTAATCTCTCTGCTCGTGAAGTAGGATTGATGATACATAACCCCATCTACATCTGTTGTATGGTGGTTTTTCCACTCGTTATCATCTTCTTCTTTACTTCATTGATGAGTGAAGGACAGCCTGAGAAGCTTCCCTGTGGTGTAGTCGATTATGATAACACTTCGGTTACACGAGCAATGATTCGTCAGTTGGATGCTTTTCAAAGCACACGTGTGGTAGGCCATTACAACAATATTGCTGAAGCACGTCAGGCCATACAGCGTAATGAGATATATGGCTTCCTCTATATACCAGAGGGAACAACGGCAAAACTCATTTCTCAACGTCAGCCAGAAATCTCTTTCTATTATAGTAATGTGACACTTGTTGCAGGTGGAATACTATTCAAAGACCTTAAGACTGTAACGACACTTAGTTCAGCAGCTGTTGGTGCAGCCAAGTTACAGATGCTTGGAAAGACCTCCGATGAAATTAAGACAATCATTCAGCCAATAGTTCTTGATGTACACATGATAGGCAATCCTTGGATGAACTATAATGTTTATTTGAGTACTATCATGATTCCTGGTATTCTGATTCTTTTTATGTTTCTTATTACAGCCTACTCCATTGGAACTGAATTAAAGTTTGGTAGAGCTAATGAGTGGATGTCTATGGCTGGAAATAATATTGTTGTAGCCCTTATTGGTAAGCTATTTCCACAGACGCTCATCTTCTTAACCATATTCTTAGGTTATGAATGGTATGTCTATGGCTATCTAAACTTTCCACACCCAGGTGGTCTGGGTATGATAGTCTTCCTTGCTATACTTACTGTATTGTCGTCTCAGGGTTTCGGTGTTTTTGTCTTTGGATTAATGCCTTCTTTGCGAATGTCAATGAGTGTATGTTCTCTTTGGGCAGTAGTAGGATTCTCGGCTTGTGGTGCGACCTTCCCACTTTTTGCTATGGATGGCATAATTGAAGCCCTAGCACAGATTATCCCCCTTCGTCATTATTATATGATTTATCAAATCTGTGTCTTTAATGGCTATCCGTTGATTGATGCGTGGGTTAATCTGTTTGCACTGGTAGCCTTTGCGTCACTACCCATCCTTGTGACCAGAAATATTAAGAAGGCAATGGTTGAGTATGTGTATATCCCATAA
- a CDS encoding HlyD family secretion protein, with amino-acid sequence MSAKSQHNNILLAVLGFVSVVAIVAIIGYFTIDRTEEVIQGEVEVSEYRVACKYPGRITDIKVKEGDIVHKGDVLATLAIPEASTQEKVAEAAAGATDALSALTEGPTRREMVESAYQVYQQAVAANSIAEKTYGRMQRLYDEGVMSAQKRDEAMAAYETTKAGVEVAKSQWELAKSGAQKETKEAAKKQAQAAHSAIDVVRSVLKETVQRATEDGEVETIYPKVGELVGLGSPIMSISLVDDIWGIFNVREDQLKDMKVGTSLRAYVPALDKTIELRVVSLKDKGSYAVWKATKTNGQYDLKTFQVKAKPTKKVEGLKPGMSLILKK; translated from the coding sequence ATGTCAGCAAAATCACAACATAATAACATTCTCTTAGCCGTCTTAGGCTTTGTGTCAGTGGTCGCTATCGTTGCTATTATTGGTTATTTTACGATTGATCGCACAGAAGAAGTTATACAAGGAGAAGTAGAAGTAAGCGAATATCGTGTTGCTTGTAAGTATCCTGGACGTATTACCGATATAAAAGTAAAGGAAGGCGACATTGTTCATAAGGGGGATGTGCTTGCAACATTGGCTATCCCAGAAGCAAGCACACAAGAGAAAGTTGCAGAAGCTGCTGCTGGTGCAACTGATGCTTTGAGTGCCTTGACAGAAGGTCCTACTCGTCGTGAAATGGTTGAAAGTGCTTATCAGGTTTATCAGCAAGCAGTTGCTGCGAATAGTATTGCCGAAAAAACCTATGGTCGTATGCAACGATTATATGATGAAGGCGTTATGAGTGCACAAAAACGTGACGAAGCAATGGCAGCATACGAGACAACGAAGGCCGGTGTCGAAGTTGCGAAGTCACAGTGGGAACTAGCTAAGAGTGGTGCACAGAAAGAAACAAAAGAGGCTGCCAAGAAGCAAGCGCAAGCTGCACACTCAGCCATTGACGTGGTCCGTTCTGTGTTAAAAGAAACAGTACAGCGTGCTACGGAAGATGGAGAAGTTGAGACAATCTATCCCAAGGTGGGTGAACTTGTTGGTTTAGGTAGTCCAATTATGAGTATCTCTCTAGTTGATGATATATGGGGAATATTTAATGTTCGTGAGGATCAACTAAAGGACATGAAGGTTGGAACATCGCTTAGAGCCTATGTTCCTGCATTGGACAAGACCATTGAACTACGTGTAGTTTCCTTAAAGGACAAAGGGTCTTATGCTGTATGGAAGGCTACAAAGACCAATGGACAGTATGATTTAAAGACGTTCCAAGTAAAGGCAAAACCAACAAAGAAGGTTGAAGGATTGAAACCTGGTATGTCTCTGATATTAAAGAAGTAG